One Cellulomonas soli DNA window includes the following coding sequences:
- a CDS encoding ABC transporter permease: MLKFLLRRLVSGVAMLFVISTVAYGLIYLTGADIARTLLGQNASQEAVDLKAQQLGLDQPLLQRYVDWLSGAIRGDLGVSWFSGAQVTDLVSARLGVTLSLVVLATLISAVLATVVGVWAAIKRGWVDRVLQIVSLVGAAIPNYLVAIALVLVVAINLAWVAPTGYVRPQDDLAGWASSIVLPVIALTIGCVAGVAQQVRSSMIDGLRQDYVRTLRSRGLPERRVILEHVLRNAAGPALSVLALLFVGLLGGAVVIEQMFAIPGLGSLSVSTTTQGDIPVIMGVVVVVAIIVLVVNLVIDIVQGWLNPKARIS, from the coding sequence GTGCTGAAGTTCCTCCTGCGGCGGCTGGTCTCCGGCGTCGCCATGCTCTTCGTGATCAGCACCGTCGCGTACGGCCTGATCTACCTCACCGGCGCGGACATCGCCCGCACGCTGCTCGGTCAGAACGCCTCGCAGGAGGCGGTCGACCTCAAGGCGCAGCAGCTCGGCCTCGACCAGCCGCTCCTGCAGCGGTACGTCGACTGGCTGTCCGGCGCGATCCGCGGCGACCTCGGCGTCTCGTGGTTCTCCGGGGCGCAGGTGACCGACCTGGTCTCCGCCCGCCTCGGCGTCACGCTCTCGCTGGTCGTGCTCGCCACCCTCATCTCCGCGGTCCTGGCGACCGTGGTCGGCGTCTGGGCCGCGATCAAGCGCGGCTGGGTCGACCGTGTGCTGCAGATCGTCTCCCTGGTCGGCGCCGCGATCCCCAACTACCTCGTGGCCATCGCCCTGGTCCTGGTCGTCGCGATCAACCTCGCGTGGGTCGCCCCCACCGGCTACGTGCGTCCGCAGGACGACCTCGCCGGGTGGGCCTCCTCGATCGTCCTGCCGGTGATCGCCCTGACCATCGGCTGCGTCGCGGGCGTCGCCCAGCAGGTGCGCTCGTCGATGATCGACGGCCTGCGCCAGGACTACGTGCGCACCCTGCGCAGCCGCGGGCTGCCCGAGCGCCGCGTGATCCTCGAGCACGTGCTGCGCAACGCCGCCGGCCCCGCGCTGTCGGTGCTCGCCCTGCTCTTCGTCGGCCTGCTCGGCGGCGCCGTCGTCATCGAGCAGATGTTCGCCATCCCGGGCCTCGGCTCGCTGTCCGTCTCGACCACCACGCAGGGCGACATCCCCGTGATCATGGGCGTCGTCGTGGTGGTCGCGATCATCGTGCTCGTCGTCAACCTGGTGATCGACATCGTCCAGGGCTGGCTCAACCCGAAGGCGCGGATCTCGTGA
- a CDS encoding ABC transporter substrate-binding protein, which translates to MRRRLLALGATAVMLALAACSGGSSDTTSTSGSSESATLTLGEVSYPASFDVNGYSIAHYVTYFQAVYDTLVRQDGDGMLVPGLATDWAYDDARTTLTLTLREGVTFTDGTAFDADAVVANIKNFQASATPDLSNAQYIAEATATDATHVTITLTAPDPMLLTWMTGSLGFMASPASFTAADVATNPVGTGPYTLDTDQTVVGSKYVYTKNPDYWDDSYHVYDSLTINYYESPTALLNAIQGGQVDAATFSDVSSLTQVESAGYKVNTSQLDWMGLILFDRDGAVDPALGDVKVRQALNYAIDREGILKAIQLGYGTVTSSVFGPTTAGYDEALDTAYTYDPEKAKELLAEAGYADGFELTMPSSSLINQSLLTTIQQELADVGITVTYEDTGANFITDLLAGKYTSSWMQLASANDWQFAQLALVPNATFNPLGTQSAETDAMLATMQTGTDDEAAAAAQELNTYVTDNAWFVPMYRLDNMFVTKPTVEVTMAADNATPYLYLIQPAS; encoded by the coding sequence ATGCGACGACGGCTCCTCGCACTCGGCGCCACCGCCGTGATGCTCGCACTGGCCGCCTGCTCGGGCGGCAGCAGTGACACCACCAGCACCAGCGGCTCCTCCGAGAGTGCGACCCTCACCCTCGGCGAGGTCTCGTACCCGGCGTCCTTCGACGTCAACGGGTACTCGATCGCCCACTACGTCACCTACTTCCAGGCCGTCTACGACACCCTCGTCCGCCAGGACGGGGACGGCATGCTCGTGCCCGGCCTCGCGACCGACTGGGCGTACGACGACGCCCGCACCACGCTCACGCTCACGCTGCGCGAGGGCGTCACGTTCACCGACGGCACGGCGTTCGACGCCGACGCGGTCGTGGCGAACATCAAGAACTTCCAGGCCTCGGCGACGCCGGACCTCTCGAACGCGCAGTACATCGCCGAGGCGACCGCGACCGACGCCACGCACGTGACGATCACGCTGACCGCGCCCGACCCGATGCTGCTCACCTGGATGACCGGCTCGCTCGGCTTCATGGCCTCGCCGGCGTCCTTCACGGCCGCCGACGTCGCGACGAACCCGGTCGGCACCGGCCCCTACACGCTCGACACCGACCAGACCGTCGTCGGCTCCAAGTACGTGTACACGAAGAACCCCGACTACTGGGACGACTCGTACCACGTCTACGACTCGCTGACGATCAACTACTACGAGAGCCCGACGGCCCTGCTCAACGCGATCCAGGGCGGTCAGGTCGACGCCGCGACGTTCTCCGACGTCTCCTCGCTGACCCAGGTCGAGAGCGCCGGCTACAAGGTCAACACCTCGCAGCTCGACTGGATGGGTCTCATCCTGTTCGACCGTGACGGTGCGGTCGACCCGGCCCTCGGCGACGTCAAGGTCCGCCAGGCGCTCAACTACGCGATCGACCGCGAGGGCATCCTCAAGGCGATCCAGCTCGGCTACGGCACCGTGACCAGCTCGGTCTTCGGCCCCACCACGGCCGGCTACGACGAGGCGCTCGACACCGCCTACACCTACGACCCGGAGAAGGCCAAGGAGCTGCTCGCCGAGGCCGGCTACGCCGACGGGTTCGAGCTGACGATGCCCTCGTCCTCGCTCATCAACCAGAGCCTGCTCACCACCATCCAGCAGGAGCTGGCCGACGTCGGCATCACCGTGACCTACGAGGACACCGGCGCGAACTTCATCACCGACCTCCTGGCCGGCAAGTACACGAGCTCGTGGATGCAGCTGGCCTCGGCCAACGACTGGCAGTTCGCCCAGCTGGCCCTCGTGCCCAACGCGACCTTCAACCCGCTCGGCACGCAGTCCGCCGAGACCGATGCGATGCTCGCCACGATGCAGACCGGGACCGACGACGAGGCCGCCGCCGCCGCGCAGGAGCTCAACACCTACGTGACGGACAACGCCTGGTTCGTGCCGATGTACCGGCTCGACAACATGTTCGTCACCAAGCCCACGGTCGAGGTCACGATGGCCGCGGACAACGCGACGCCGTACCTCTACCTCATCCAGCCCGCCTCCTGA
- a CDS encoding LacI family DNA-binding transcriptional regulator produces MVEKGVGVVARARVTAKDVARQAGVSQSTVSYVLNDTPNQKISEATRARVLAAAEEMRYAPSAAARALRLGASRMVLAVLPDAPIGSNISMVMDRLSDDLEPHGYSVVYRRHRGSAMLERAWREVMPAALVNLAAFSAEDEEKIEAAGIVLVRAPMDDEGPGKLSISDMAIGRLQAAHLLERGHRRLGYAAPVDQRVFGYYGRRIAGVREVCAAARVPEPVVVPLPLDVTEAAAAVAEWMSVPQEERITAVCAYNDEQAFALLAGMRVLGLSAPHDLAVVGVDNVQLSPFAHPALTTVDIHSPAIADLLSQMVLTAITGGTVEGTAAPRATLVRRDSA; encoded by the coding sequence GTGGTCGAGAAGGGGGTCGGTGTGGTCGCACGGGCGCGAGTCACCGCGAAGGACGTCGCACGTCAGGCCGGTGTGTCCCAGAGCACGGTCAGCTACGTGCTCAACGACACCCCGAACCAGAAGATCTCCGAGGCCACCCGTGCCCGCGTGCTCGCGGCTGCGGAGGAGATGCGGTACGCCCCCTCCGCCGCCGCCCGGGCGCTGCGGCTCGGCGCGAGCCGGATGGTCCTCGCGGTGCTGCCGGACGCCCCGATCGGCTCGAACATCTCGATGGTCATGGATCGGCTCAGCGACGACCTCGAGCCGCACGGCTACTCGGTCGTGTACCGCCGGCACCGGGGCAGCGCGATGCTCGAGCGCGCCTGGCGCGAGGTCATGCCCGCCGCCCTGGTGAACCTGGCCGCCTTCTCGGCCGAGGACGAGGAGAAGATCGAGGCGGCCGGCATCGTGCTCGTGCGCGCGCCGATGGACGACGAGGGGCCCGGCAAGCTGTCGATCTCGGACATGGCGATCGGCCGCCTGCAGGCCGCTCACCTGCTGGAACGCGGTCATCGCCGCCTCGGTTACGCCGCCCCGGTGGACCAGCGGGTGTTCGGCTACTACGGGCGCCGGATCGCCGGCGTGCGCGAGGTGTGCGCCGCGGCGCGCGTGCCCGAGCCGGTCGTCGTCCCGCTCCCGCTCGACGTCACCGAGGCGGCGGCGGCCGTGGCGGAGTGGATGTCGGTGCCGCAGGAGGAGCGCATCACCGCGGTGTGCGCCTACAACGACGAGCAGGCCTTCGCGCTGCTGGCCGGCATGCGGGTCCTCGGGCTCTCGGCGCCGCACGACCTGGCCGTGGTCGGCGTCGACAACGTGCAGCTCTCGCCGTTCGCGCACCCTGCGCTGACGACCGTGGACATCCACTCGCCGGCCATCGCGGACCTGCTCTCCCAGATGGTGCTGACCGCGATCACGGGTGGGACCGTGGAGGGCACGGCCGCTCCGCGGGCGACCCTCGTGCGGCGCGACTCCGCCTGA
- a CDS encoding beta-galactosidase, translating to MTFPDAAHPSITDRVLFGAAYYPEYAAPGAEPLDPQRAPDRVLRDLDLMAAAGFTAIRVGESVWSTWEPEDGRFDLDWLAPTLDAAHERGIAAVLGTPTYAVPPWLARRYPEIAGDTATGRRMPWGSRQEVDFTHAAFRHHAERVIRAVVGRYLDHPAVIGYQVDNEPGIRLLSNEGVFQRFVDELRHRHVTVERLNEEWGLTYWSHRLSTWADLWRPDGNLQPEYDLAWRRFQAGLVTEMIGWQADLVRTLVHPTHPERFVTTCLSFDQLGVADVPLSEHLEITAGNAYYRMADSLAHPATTPMSPDWIVEGTWGVYQLADLMYSAKQAPFLVTETNAASIGHGSTNSVAYDGQWRQAAWALVSRGARMVEYWHWHTLHHGTETYWGGVLPHDGLPGRAYLEMARLGAELAAAGPVVARSTPDADVAFLYSSDAKWALGFATQAPLPAANGWGDADAYRRLTLPFYRGAFDAGLQVGTVRPEQLFGDLTDTDDAPPPTDPAELAAQRPVLVAVGLYTARDRDLDWLCAYAAAGGHLIIGPRTGYGDEAGRARTDVKPARLDEAAGVSYQEYANLLEPTPVLAPDLGDGPFVATAWSDYLRPDDADVLARYEHPHLGRWPAVTTRAHGDGRITVVGTVPGQDLARALLAWACPAPLHGWPDLPADVRVTTSTADDGRRIAYVHHWGWGDAVVTTPVDLVDATDPAVRIAAGSTLTLGPWDVRVLVGEPTTRQENR from the coding sequence ATGACGTTCCCCGACGCCGCACACCCGTCGATCACCGACCGGGTGCTGTTCGGGGCCGCCTACTACCCCGAGTACGCCGCGCCGGGCGCCGAACCCCTCGACCCGCAGCGCGCACCCGACCGGGTGCTGCGCGACCTCGACCTCATGGCCGCCGCCGGGTTCACCGCGATCCGCGTCGGGGAGTCCGTCTGGTCCACCTGGGAACCCGAGGACGGCCGGTTCGACCTCGACTGGCTCGCGCCCACGCTCGACGCCGCGCACGAACGCGGCATCGCCGCCGTGCTCGGCACCCCCACCTACGCCGTGCCGCCCTGGCTCGCGCGCCGCTACCCCGAGATCGCCGGCGACACCGCCACCGGACGACGCATGCCGTGGGGGTCGCGCCAGGAGGTCGACTTCACGCACGCGGCCTTCCGGCACCACGCCGAGCGCGTGATCCGCGCCGTCGTCGGCCGCTACCTCGACCACCCGGCCGTCATCGGCTACCAGGTCGACAACGAGCCCGGCATCCGGCTGCTGTCCAACGAGGGCGTCTTCCAGCGCTTCGTCGACGAGCTGCGCCACCGCCACGTCACGGTCGAGCGGCTCAACGAGGAGTGGGGACTGACCTACTGGTCGCACCGGCTGTCCACCTGGGCCGACCTGTGGCGGCCCGACGGCAACCTGCAGCCCGAGTACGACCTGGCCTGGCGCCGGTTCCAGGCCGGGCTGGTCACCGAGATGATCGGCTGGCAGGCCGACCTCGTCCGCACCCTCGTGCACCCCACGCACCCCGAACGGTTCGTCACCACCTGCCTCTCGTTCGACCAGCTCGGCGTGGCCGACGTGCCGCTGTCGGAGCACCTGGAGATCACCGCAGGCAACGCCTACTACCGGATGGCCGACTCGCTCGCGCACCCGGCCACGACGCCCATGTCGCCCGACTGGATCGTCGAGGGCACCTGGGGCGTCTACCAGCTCGCCGACCTCATGTACTCGGCCAAGCAGGCGCCGTTCTTGGTCACCGAGACGAACGCCGCCTCCATCGGCCACGGCTCGACGAACTCCGTCGCGTACGACGGCCAGTGGCGGCAGGCCGCCTGGGCGCTCGTCTCACGCGGAGCCCGCATGGTCGAGTACTGGCACTGGCACACGCTGCACCACGGGACCGAGACCTACTGGGGCGGGGTGCTGCCGCACGACGGCCTGCCCGGCCGGGCCTACCTGGAGATGGCACGCCTGGGCGCCGAGCTCGCGGCCGCCGGACCTGTCGTGGCCCGGTCGACCCCCGACGCGGACGTCGCGTTCCTCTACTCCTCCGACGCCAAGTGGGCCCTCGGGTTCGCCACGCAGGCACCCCTGCCCGCCGCGAACGGCTGGGGCGACGCCGACGCGTACCGGCGTCTGACCCTCCCGTTCTACCGCGGGGCGTTCGACGCCGGCCTCCAGGTCGGCACGGTCCGGCCCGAGCAGCTGTTCGGCGACCTCACCGACACCGACGACGCTCCCCCGCCGACCGACCCGGCCGAGCTGGCCGCGCAGCGGCCCGTCCTCGTGGCGGTCGGCCTGTACACCGCACGGGACCGCGACCTGGACTGGCTGTGCGCGTACGCCGCCGCGGGCGGGCACCTGATCATCGGCCCGCGCACCGGCTACGGCGACGAGGCCGGTCGGGCGCGCACCGACGTCAAGCCCGCACGGCTCGACGAGGCCGCCGGCGTCTCCTACCAGGAGTACGCCAACCTGCTCGAGCCGACACCCGTGCTCGCGCCCGACCTCGGCGACGGCCCGTTCGTCGCCACCGCGTGGAGCGACTACCTGCGGCCCGACGACGCCGACGTGCTCGCCCGGTACGAGCACCCGCACCTGGGACGCTGGCCGGCCGTCACCACACGGGCGCACGGCGACGGCCGGATCACCGTGGTCGGCACCGTGCCCGGCCAGGACCTGGCGCGCGCGCTGCTCGCCTGGGCGTGCCCCGCCCCGCTGCACGGGTGGCCCGACCTGCCCGCCGACGTCCGGGTCACCACCTCGACGGCCGACGACGGCCGCCGCATCGCGTACGTGCACCACTGGGGCTGGGGCGACGCCGTCGTCACGACCCCCGTCGACCTCGTCGACGCGACCGACCCCGCTGTCCGCATCGCGGCAGGCAGCACCCTCACGCTCGGCCCGTGGGACGTCCGCGTCCTCGTCGGCGAGCCCACCACCCGGCAGGAGAACCGATGA
- a CDS encoding glycoside hydrolase family 43 protein, producing MTSVPPNPLASGFHPDPSVVRVGDDYYLANSTFEYLPGIPVQHSRDLVTWEHVGHVVERDGQLDITDVPTLGGAWAPTIRHHDGRFWIAVTDAMGRGTLVFTADSPAGPWSDGVLVEGMDGIDPDLAWDEDGTCYLTYSALRLSGMGHDGIEQFRVDPLTGQMLEEPRPLWSGTGLMFPEGPHLYQHDGWWYLFIAEGGTERGHSVSVARSTRPDGPFEGCPANPLLTAAGTDRPVQNTGHGDLVQAPDGSWYLVLLGMRVRGGTRSFSPMGRETFCTPVTWKDGWPQIAPVVLSEPGPAVVWEDDFDATVSDPAWLAVRRLPGDVADLTSRPGHLVLHADGSDLGDLRPVFLGIRQAHMRSRFSAVVDASAGTGGIAMRIDELHHVGIELSGRTVVAHAQVSTFGETWSAQVPQGPVTLWLATDPIEPGGDFLESMSSDHLTLGYDGPDGPVTLARVDGRYFTAETTASFAGRVVGLYATDGTLAVDRVRYDGTDA from the coding sequence ATGACCAGCGTGCCCCCGAACCCCCTCGCCTCCGGCTTCCACCCGGACCCGTCCGTCGTCCGCGTCGGTGACGACTACTACCTGGCGAACTCGACGTTCGAGTACCTGCCGGGGATCCCGGTCCAGCACAGCCGCGACCTGGTGACCTGGGAGCACGTCGGTCACGTCGTCGAGCGCGACGGCCAGCTCGACATCACCGACGTCCCCACGCTCGGTGGCGCCTGGGCCCCCACGATCCGGCACCACGACGGCCGCTTCTGGATCGCCGTGACCGACGCGATGGGCCGCGGCACGCTCGTGTTCACCGCCGACTCCCCGGCCGGCCCGTGGAGCGACGGCGTGCTCGTCGAGGGCATGGACGGCATCGACCCCGACCTCGCGTGGGACGAGGACGGCACCTGCTACCTGACCTATTCAGCGCTGCGGCTGTCCGGCATGGGCCACGACGGCATCGAGCAGTTCCGCGTCGACCCGCTCACCGGCCAGATGCTCGAGGAGCCGCGGCCGTTGTGGTCCGGCACCGGCCTGATGTTCCCCGAGGGGCCGCACCTCTACCAGCACGACGGCTGGTGGTACCTGTTCATCGCCGAGGGCGGCACCGAGCGTGGCCACTCCGTCTCGGTCGCACGCTCGACGCGCCCCGACGGGCCGTTCGAGGGCTGCCCGGCGAACCCGCTGCTCACCGCCGCAGGGACCGACCGCCCCGTGCAGAACACCGGGCACGGCGACCTCGTGCAGGCCCCCGACGGCTCCTGGTACCTCGTGCTGCTCGGCATGCGGGTGCGCGGCGGCACGCGCTCGTTCTCGCCGATGGGCCGTGAGACGTTCTGCACGCCCGTGACCTGGAAGGACGGCTGGCCGCAGATCGCGCCCGTCGTGCTCAGCGAGCCCGGGCCCGCCGTGGTCTGGGAGGACGACTTCGACGCGACCGTCTCGGACCCCGCGTGGCTGGCCGTACGCCGCCTGCCGGGCGACGTCGCCGACCTGACCAGCCGACCCGGGCACCTCGTGCTGCACGCCGACGGCTCGGACCTCGGCGACCTGCGCCCGGTGTTCCTCGGCATCCGGCAGGCGCACATGCGTTCCCGGTTCTCCGCTGTCGTCGACGCCTCCGCGGGCACCGGCGGCATCGCGATGCGCATCGACGAGCTGCACCACGTGGGCATCGAGCTGTCGGGGCGGACCGTCGTCGCGCACGCCCAGGTCTCCACCTTCGGCGAGACCTGGAGCGCCCAGGTGCCGCAGGGGCCGGTCACGCTGTGGCTGGCCACCGACCCGATCGAGCCCGGCGGCGACTTCCTGGAGTCGATGTCGAGCGACCACCTGACGCTCGGCTACGACGGGCCCGACGGCCCGGTCACGCTGGCCCGCGTCGACGGCCGGTACTTCACCGCCGAGACGACCGCCTCGTTCGCCGGCCGCGTCGTCGGCCTGTACGCGACCGACGGCACCCTCGCCGTGGACCGCGTCCGCTACGACGGCACCGACGCCTGA
- a CDS encoding aryl-beta-d-glycosidase: MTTTPDTTGAVDEAAIDRLLAQLTLEEKAALTSGQDFWTTEPVDRLGVASVMVTDGPHGLRKQTGASDHLGIGSSVPATCFPPAAALGSTWDVDLLRRVGEALGRETRANEVAVLLGPGVNIKRSPLCGRNFEYFSEDPALAGDLGAAIVQGIQSQGVGTSLKHYAANNQETDRMRVSADVDERTLREIYLPAFERVVTQAQPWTVMCSYNRINGTYASEDHWLLTQVLRDEWGFEGLVVSDWGAVSNRVAAVAAGLDLEMPGTGGRTDAEVVAAVREGRLEESVLDIAARRVLRMVALSGPALGDPGTFDVETHHALAREAAAAGSVLLKNEPVGGAPLLPLRPGDSAGLLVVGEFARTPRYQGAGSSQVNPTRLDDALTALRTATGTDVPFEAGFTITGGPAGDDDALLASAVEAARSAGTVVLFLGLPAADESEGYDRTTLALPANQVSVLGAVAQVCERVVVVLANGSTVTVEWEALAPAVLETWLGGQAGGSAVADMLLGTLAPAGRLAETIPHRIEDTAAFGNFPGELGHVRYGEGVLVGYRWYDTRDVAVAYPFGHGLGYTTFGYSDVQATVRGEGPEASVEVRLTVTNTGEREGSEIVQVYVGDPQSSVLRPVRELKAFRKVSLEAGASQEVVVTLDARDLSFWHPGLGRWVVESGTFRVEVGASSRDIRTATDVEVTGEPLWGVLTPDSTYTEWTTHPVGGPLLQAALAPEGEAPEVDETLASMMGDMPVRVLAGFGLAGFDLDSLDALVTEVGGIPVA, from the coding sequence ATGACCACCACACCCGACACGACCGGCGCCGTCGACGAGGCCGCGATCGACCGGCTGCTCGCCCAGCTCACGCTCGAGGAGAAGGCCGCACTGACGTCCGGCCAGGACTTCTGGACGACCGAGCCCGTCGACCGCCTCGGCGTCGCGTCCGTCATGGTGACCGACGGCCCGCACGGCCTGCGCAAGCAGACCGGCGCCTCCGACCACCTCGGCATCGGCAGCTCCGTGCCCGCCACCTGCTTCCCGCCGGCCGCGGCGCTCGGCTCGACCTGGGACGTCGACCTGCTGCGCCGCGTCGGCGAGGCGCTCGGTCGGGAGACCCGCGCCAACGAGGTCGCCGTGCTGCTCGGCCCGGGCGTGAACATCAAGCGCTCACCGCTGTGCGGCCGCAACTTCGAGTACTTCTCGGAGGACCCGGCGCTCGCCGGGGACCTCGGCGCCGCGATCGTGCAGGGCATCCAGAGCCAGGGCGTGGGCACCTCGCTCAAGCACTACGCGGCCAACAACCAGGAGACCGACCGCATGCGCGTGTCGGCCGACGTCGACGAGCGCACGCTGCGCGAGATCTACCTGCCGGCGTTCGAGCGGGTCGTGACCCAGGCCCAGCCGTGGACCGTCATGTGCTCCTACAACCGGATCAACGGCACCTACGCCTCCGAGGACCACTGGCTGCTCACGCAGGTGCTGCGCGACGAGTGGGGCTTCGAGGGCCTGGTCGTCTCGGACTGGGGCGCCGTCAGCAACCGGGTCGCCGCGGTCGCCGCCGGCCTGGACCTGGAGATGCCCGGCACCGGTGGTCGCACCGACGCCGAGGTCGTCGCCGCGGTCCGCGAGGGCCGGCTCGAGGAGTCGGTGCTCGACATCGCCGCGCGTCGCGTGCTGCGCATGGTCGCCCTGTCCGGCCCCGCCCTGGGCGACCCGGGCACGTTCGACGTCGAGACGCACCACGCGCTCGCCCGCGAGGCCGCGGCCGCAGGCTCCGTGCTGCTGAAGAACGAGCCGGTCGGCGGCGCACCGCTGCTGCCGTTGCGCCCGGGCGACTCGGCGGGCCTGCTCGTGGTCGGCGAGTTCGCGCGCACGCCCCGCTACCAGGGTGCGGGCTCCTCGCAGGTGAACCCGACCCGCCTGGACGACGCGCTGACCGCGCTGCGCACGGCCACCGGGACCGACGTGCCGTTCGAGGCGGGCTTCACGATCACCGGCGGACCGGCCGGCGACGACGACGCACTGCTGGCCTCGGCGGTCGAGGCGGCCCGTTCGGCCGGGACCGTCGTGCTCTTCCTGGGCCTGCCGGCCGCGGACGAGTCCGAGGGCTACGACCGGACCACGCTGGCGCTGCCGGCCAACCAGGTGAGCGTCCTGGGCGCCGTCGCGCAGGTCTGCGAGCGGGTGGTCGTGGTGCTCGCCAACGGCTCGACCGTGACGGTCGAGTGGGAGGCCCTCGCGCCCGCCGTGCTCGAGACCTGGCTGGGCGGGCAGGCCGGCGGGTCGGCCGTCGCCGACATGCTCCTGGGCACCCTCGCCCCGGCCGGTCGGCTGGCCGAGACGATCCCGCACCGCATCGAGGACACCGCAGCGTTCGGCAACTTCCCCGGCGAGCTCGGGCACGTGCGCTACGGCGAGGGCGTCCTGGTCGGCTACCGCTGGTACGACACGCGCGACGTGGCCGTCGCCTACCCCTTCGGCCACGGCCTGGGCTACACCACGTTCGGCTACTCCGACGTGCAGGCCACGGTGCGCGGCGAGGGCCCTGAGGCGAGCGTCGAGGTGCGCCTCACGGTCACCAACACCGGTGAGCGCGAGGGTTCCGAGATCGTGCAGGTGTACGTCGGCGACCCGCAGTCCTCGGTGCTGCGACCCGTCCGCGAGCTCAAGGCGTTCCGCAAGGTGAGCCTCGAGGCCGGTGCGTCGCAGGAGGTCGTCGTCACGCTCGACGCGCGTGACCTCTCCTTCTGGCACCCGGGCCTGGGCCGCTGGGTCGTCGAGTCCGGCACGTTCCGGGTCGAGGTCGGCGCCTCGTCCCGCGACATCCGCACCGCGACCGACGTCGAGGTGACCGGTGAGCCCCTGTGGGGCGTCCTGACCCCCGACTCCACCTACACGGAGTGGACCACCCACCCCGTCGGCGGCCCGCTGCTGCAGGCCGCGCTGGCGCCCGAGGGTGAAGCACCCGAGGTCGACGAGACCCTCGCCTCGATGATGGGCGACATGCCGGTGCGGGTGCTGGCCGGCTTCGGCCTGGCCGGCTTCGACCTGGACTCGCTCGACGCGCTGGTCACCGAGGTTGGCGGGATCCCGGTCGCCTGA
- a CDS encoding winged helix-turn-helix transcriptional regulator → MGKAYDIMAATCPSRVVLNRIGARWSIFVVTALAEDTMRFTELKQYVQGITPKALTETLRALEQDGLVLREAYDENPPRVEYRLSPLGRSLLVPLQGVREWAESHVPEILDAQDRWDVRTP, encoded by the coding sequence ATGGGCAAGGCGTACGACATCATGGCCGCGACGTGCCCCAGCCGGGTGGTCCTCAACCGGATCGGTGCGCGCTGGTCGATCTTCGTGGTGACCGCGCTGGCCGAGGACACCATGCGCTTCACCGAGCTCAAGCAGTACGTGCAGGGCATCACCCCCAAGGCCCTCACCGAGACCCTGCGCGCCCTGGAGCAGGACGGCCTGGTCCTCCGCGAGGCCTACGACGAGAACCCGCCACGCGTCGAGTACCGCCTGAGCCCGCTCGGCCGGTCCCTGCTCGTCCCCCTGCAGGGCGTGCGCGAGTGGGCCGAGTCCCACGTGCCCGAGATCCTCGACGCCCAGGACCGCTGGGACGTGCGCACCCCATGA
- a CDS encoding 2TM domain-containing protein has product MTEPAVPSRDKERELALKRVRARRDLTTHAVTYVVVNSFLVLVWWVTTPNGNFWPIWVLGGWGIGLALNAWEVLGRRPITEADIDRELRRGRPQD; this is encoded by the coding sequence GTGACCGAGCCCGCTGTGCCCTCGCGTGACAAAGAGCGAGAGCTCGCCCTCAAGCGGGTGCGCGCACGCCGCGACCTCACGACGCACGCCGTCACGTACGTGGTGGTCAACTCGTTCCTCGTGCTGGTCTGGTGGGTGACGACGCCGAACGGCAACTTCTGGCCGATCTGGGTGCTCGGCGGCTGGGGGATCGGCCTGGCGCTCAACGCGTGGGAGGTGCTCGGCCGACGCCCGATCACCGAGGCCGACATCGACCGTGAGCTGCGCCGCGGACGGCCGCAGGACTGA
- a CDS encoding SDR family oxidoreductase gives MDNHAAPLAGRTVLVIGGARGLGRGIAEAAARAGAAVVVGARDADRAAQVAATLPGATSALIDIGDERSIAEAAATFDRLDHVVVTASAHHDVPVTGYQHDAVVRAFQAKVIGPMLVAKHLAPRLAPDGSILLFSGVAAWNPSPGYTVMGVTNAAVAALATHLAVELAPVRVNAISPGIVDSGTWDTLGEGAKASFFAGAAGGTLVGRVGRTDDITEAALWLLTAGYVSGETIHVEGGARHA, from the coding sequence ATGGACAACCACGCAGCACCGCTCGCAGGCAGGACCGTCCTGGTGATCGGCGGAGCCCGAGGACTCGGACGCGGCATCGCGGAAGCCGCCGCGCGCGCCGGCGCCGCCGTGGTCGTCGGCGCCCGTGACGCCGACCGCGCCGCGCAGGTCGCGGCCACGCTACCCGGGGCGACCTCGGCGCTGATCGACATCGGGGACGAGCGCAGCATCGCCGAGGCCGCGGCCACGTTCGACCGGCTCGACCACGTCGTCGTCACAGCCTCGGCCCACCACGACGTGCCCGTCACCGGCTACCAGCACGACGCGGTCGTGCGCGCCTTCCAGGCCAAGGTCATCGGGCCGATGCTCGTCGCCAAGCACCTCGCCCCCCGGCTCGCCCCGGACGGGTCGATCCTGCTGTTCTCCGGCGTCGCCGCCTGGAACCCCTCCCCGGGCTACACCGTCATGGGCGTGACCAACGCCGCCGTCGCCGCGCTCGCGACGCACCTGGCGGTCGAGCTCGCCCCCGTGCGGGTGAACGCGATCTCGCCCGGCATCGTCGACTCCGGCACCTGGGACACCCTGGGCGAGGGCGCCAAGGCCTCGTTCTTCGCCGGGGCCGCCGGCGGGACGCTCGTCGGCCGCGTCGGCCGGACCGACGACATCACCGAGGCCGCCCTCTGGCTGCTCACCGCCGGGTACGTCAGCGGTGAGACGATCCACGTCGAGGGCGGCGCGCGGCACGCCTGA